In Paroedura picta isolate Pp20150507F chromosome 6, Ppicta_v3.0, whole genome shotgun sequence, one genomic interval encodes:
- the LOC143839509 gene encoding uncharacterized protein LOC143839509 gives MIRCTLHLPPPFCSATSKSNMESSSQASSVPATGRGPTWRDAEIRDLIGIFSEEKIQDAFQSSHRNREVFEQVAIKMRALGHNRTGLECRSKTKTMRAEYMRAVNHNKGSGNEKVTCPYFEEQRQLYGDGEGSGRPKRVGRSLKVVRKPAAPVEEPPAEEDPGEGTSSSFRPPPPVQQRAAESVTLDLIAIVPGEPEEAPEQTPLASGK, from the coding sequence atgatccgttgcaccctgcacctcccaccaccattttgctcagctactagcaaaagcaacatggaatcgtcttctcaagcctcgtccgtccctgcaaccggccgtggcccaacttggagggacgcggagatcagggacctgatcgggattttctcggaggagaaaatccaggacgcgttccagtcctcccacaggaatagggaggtttttgaacaagtggctattaagatgcgcgccctgggccacaacaggaccggccttgaatgccggtcgaagacgaagacaatgagggcagagtacatgagagccgtgaaccataacaagggttccggcaacgaaaaggtgacctgcccctacttcgaggagcagcgccagctgtacggggacggggaaggatccggcaggccgaagcgcgtcggccggagccttaaggtggttcggaagccggctgccccggtcgaggaaccacccgctgaggaggatcccggcgagggaacctcctccagctttcgccctccaccccccgtccagcaacgagccgcggaatcggtaacgctggacctgatcgccatcgttcctggggagccagaggaggctcctgagcaaacgccccttgcctccggtaagtga